Proteins found in one Halococcus hamelinensis 100A6 genomic segment:
- a CDS encoding DCC1-like thiol-disulfide oxidoreductase family protein, which yields MATERPRLVYDDDCGFCTWCADWAVRNGDFDPVGFSDLSADERDRLPEDWEECVHLLADGRVYSCGKATEEVLARTGRVPADFVHFLDGFADYERLRERAYRLGADNRDLLGKVVSASPPAGRE from the coding sequence ATGGCGACCGAACGACCTCGACTCGTCTACGACGACGACTGTGGGTTCTGTACGTGGTGTGCCGACTGGGCCGTCCGCAACGGCGACTTCGATCCGGTGGGCTTTTCGGACCTCTCGGCCGACGAGCGCGACCGGCTGCCCGAGGACTGGGAGGAGTGCGTCCACCTGCTCGCCGACGGCCGGGTCTACTCGTGTGGGAAGGCGACCGAGGAGGTGCTCGCGCGCACGGGGCGCGTCCCGGCGGACTTCGTCCACTTCCTGGACGGGTTCGCCGACTACGAGCGCCTCCGGGAGCGGGCCTACCGCCTCGGGGCCGACAACCGCGACCTCCTCGGGAAGGTGGTGAGCGCGAGTCCGCCGGCGGGCCGCGAGTAG
- a CDS encoding cupin domain-containing protein, with protein MFANENDVEWNDIGPVDTGFRRKQLGRAAGGEGLGCSLYELPAGERAWPYHYHTRNEEALYVLDGTGRLRLPDEDRELSAGTYVALPTGEGSAHRVVNDSDDVLRYLALSTMEEPDVVGYPDADAVGVYAGSPPGGDEDERVLSGFFETGDRVDFWETIGGE; from the coding sequence ATGTTCGCGAACGAGAACGACGTCGAGTGGAACGACATCGGCCCCGTAGACACCGGGTTTCGCCGGAAACAGCTCGGCCGGGCGGCCGGCGGCGAGGGACTCGGCTGTAGCCTCTACGAACTCCCGGCGGGCGAGCGCGCGTGGCCGTATCACTACCACACGAGAAACGAGGAGGCGCTCTACGTTCTCGACGGGACCGGACGCCTTCGACTGCCCGACGAGGATCGGGAGCTCTCGGCCGGGACCTACGTCGCGCTCCCGACCGGCGAGGGGAGCGCGCATCGGGTCGTCAACGACTCCGACGACGTCCTCCGATACCTCGCGCTGTCGACGATGGAGGAACCGGACGTGGTGGGCTATCCCGACGCCGACGCGGTCGGGGTCTACGCCGGGTCGCCCCCCGGCGGTGACGAGGACGAACGGGTGTTGTCGGGCTTCTTCGAGACCGGGGACCGGGTCGACTTCTGGGAGACCATCGGCGGCGAGTGA
- a CDS encoding DUF6757 family protein — MQCHYCDADAAVAVEKDGLKVGLCRTHLRERLRELADDDALAGLQDELDIDRS, encoded by the coding sequence ATGCAGTGTCACTACTGCGACGCAGACGCCGCGGTCGCCGTCGAAAAGGATGGCCTGAAGGTCGGCCTCTGCCGAACGCATCTCCGCGAACGCCTCCGCGAACTCGCCGACGACGACGCCCTCGCCGGGCTCCAGGACGAACTCGACATCGACCGGTCCTGA
- a CDS encoding PHP domain-containing protein, with product MPVADLHVHTTNSDGTMHLREVPEAAHRANVGTVAITDHERLNRELDTPTDELDGVEMVHGIELRVESDAGQVDLLGYGVRPTDDLRAELDRLQTDRIERGRAIIDCVEDRFDYDLDVEPAEGIGRPHIARAIADSGATYDYEGAFEEVIGKDCPCFVARNLPSFERGASLLAEACGVVSLAHPLRYGDPEAALALTDSPHVSAVERYYDYGRTVDTAPVEHALERNDLLPTGGSDAHDAVLGRAGLDDAEFEAFCERL from the coding sequence ATGCCCGTCGCCGACCTCCACGTCCACACCACCAACTCGGACGGGACGATGCACCTGCGTGAGGTCCCCGAAGCCGCTCACAGAGCCAACGTCGGGACCGTCGCGATCACCGACCACGAACGCCTCAACCGGGAACTCGACACCCCGACCGACGAACTCGACGGGGTCGAGATGGTCCACGGGATCGAACTCCGCGTCGAAAGCGACGCGGGACAGGTCGACCTCCTGGGGTACGGCGTCCGGCCGACCGACGACCTCCGGGCGGAGCTCGACCGCCTCCAGACCGACCGGATCGAGCGTGGGCGGGCGATCATCGACTGCGTCGAGGACCGCTTCGACTACGACCTCGACGTCGAACCCGCCGAGGGGATCGGCCGGCCGCACATCGCGCGGGCGATCGCCGACTCCGGTGCGACCTACGACTACGAGGGCGCGTTCGAGGAGGTCATCGGCAAGGACTGTCCGTGTTTCGTCGCGCGGAACCTCCCCTCCTTCGAACGCGGCGCGTCGCTCCTGGCCGAAGCCTGTGGCGTGGTCTCGCTGGCTCACCCGCTCCGCTACGGCGACCCCGAGGCCGCGCTCGCGCTCACCGACTCGCCGCACGTCTCGGCCGTCGAACGCTACTACGACTACGGTCGGACGGTCGACACCGCGCCCGTCGAGCACGCGCTCGAACGCAACGACCTCCTCCCGACCGGCGGAAGCGATGCCCACGACGCCGTTCTCGGTCGTGCGGGACTCGACGACGCGGAGTTCGAGGCGTTCTGCGAGCGGCTGTAA
- a CDS encoding DUF5789 family protein, giving the protein MRFMNGADERLGAHSYPTTTADIIEAHGDLEIEVPNGTETLGDVFGRVDESTFETAEEARLMLYSALGDDAIGRKFYSDRDPTRVDEDGPEPVSL; this is encoded by the coding sequence ATGCGATTCATGAACGGCGCGGACGAACGGCTCGGCGCACACAGCTACCCCACGACGACGGCCGACATCATCGAGGCCCACGGCGACCTCGAGATCGAGGTCCCGAACGGTACCGAGACGCTCGGCGACGTGTTCGGCAGGGTCGACGAATCGACGTTCGAAACGGCCGAAGAAGCCCGCCTGATGCTCTACAGCGCGCTCGGCGACGACGCGATCGGCCGGAAGTTCTACTCCGACCGCGACCCCACCCGGGTCGACGAGGACGGCCCCGAACCGGTCTCGCTGTAG
- a CDS encoding GNAT family N-acetyltransferase translates to MEIRRLPAEEAAVRRYAEELWVPYNRELEAVVESHTLADDVDLVDEQVPWALEKLEATDYRIAVAIDTDEAGSIAGTDATLAGFIATDRDPCPSVFDRPDRVVVCDIYVREPYRGTGLAHHLMSRAGTRADEAGCSEAVLSVDVDNDRALAFYGKSGFEPLRHRMRVDVADLDGWDEKQ, encoded by the coding sequence ATGGAGATACGTCGACTCCCCGCCGAGGAAGCCGCCGTCCGCCGCTACGCCGAGGAGCTGTGGGTTCCCTACAACCGTGAACTCGAAGCCGTCGTCGAGAGCCACACGCTCGCCGACGACGTGGACCTCGTCGACGAACAAGTCCCGTGGGCGCTCGAGAAACTCGAAGCCACCGACTATCGGATCGCGGTCGCTATCGACACCGACGAAGCCGGATCCATCGCCGGCACCGACGCGACCCTCGCGGGGTTCATCGCGACGGATCGCGACCCCTGCCCGTCGGTGTTCGACCGCCCGGATCGGGTGGTCGTCTGCGATATCTACGTTCGTGAGCCCTACCGCGGGACCGGGCTCGCACACCATCTCATGAGTCGTGCCGGGACCCGCGCCGACGAAGCGGGCTGTTCGGAAGCCGTACTGAGCGTCGACGTCGACAACGACCGCGCGCTCGCCTTCTACGGGAAGTCGGGTTTCGAGCCGCTCCGTCACCGAATGCGTGTCGATGTCGCCGACCTCGATGGGTGGGATGAAAAGCAGTGA
- a CDS encoding DUF5784 family protein — protein MAGPLRFRWSHETWDRSRVRRDLHASLDEALGARLDGPWYRPPPGYDACRLEMDNGDRALFAWGEDAFWLGNTQTPEALWRTEKYTFEEVPYPVARWAQRELLAELQVQDPWLTAYDHVAWFFLPVLLSKDGRGSSRAFFADHAAGFPDATTDDALDFYERFLSTGVFDDYRYTMAAKLGTSRQVDLTRMSATMGEFNAAKVLTDAGQPIVPEVQMDSGHALDYRVEPVDGPSALVEVTRPSRPVDRAAGTPAAAVRGTAGSKTDGQLAAHPDAVLFVDCSSFHDDEWATLAAERPAVGHRPAVVFRVRPDGSTAGYATGTVPFDLSGTGLGG, from the coding sequence GTGGCCGGACCCCTCCGTTTTCGCTGGTCGCACGAGACCTGGGATCGCTCCCGGGTTCGCCGCGACCTCCATGCATCCCTCGACGAGGCGCTCGGCGCGCGTCTCGACGGACCCTGGTATCGACCCCCGCCCGGATACGACGCCTGCCGCCTCGAGATGGACAACGGCGACCGCGCGCTGTTCGCCTGGGGCGAGGACGCCTTCTGGCTCGGCAACACCCAGACCCCCGAGGCCCTCTGGCGCACCGAGAAGTACACCTTCGAGGAGGTTCCCTACCCGGTCGCGCGGTGGGCCCAGCGCGAACTCCTCGCCGAACTCCAGGTCCAGGACCCCTGGCTCACGGCCTACGACCACGTCGCGTGGTTCTTCCTCCCCGTACTCCTCTCGAAGGACGGCCGGGGGAGTTCGCGCGCGTTCTTCGCCGACCACGCCGCGGGCTTTCCGGACGCGACCACCGACGACGCGCTCGACTTCTACGAACGGTTCCTCTCGACGGGCGTCTTCGACGACTACCGCTACACGATGGCGGCGAAGCTCGGGACGAGCCGACAGGTCGACCTCACGCGGATGAGCGCGACGATGGGCGAGTTCAACGCCGCGAAGGTCCTCACCGACGCCGGCCAGCCCATCGTCCCCGAGGTCCAGATGGACTCGGGCCACGCGCTCGACTACCGGGTCGAGCCGGTCGACGGCCCGTCGGCGCTCGTCGAGGTCACCCGCCCGAGTCGCCCGGTCGACCGCGCCGCGGGCACCCCGGCGGCCGCCGTCAGGGGAACCGCGGGCTCGAAGACCGACGGCCAGCTCGCCGCCCACCCCGACGCCGTGCTGTTCGTGGACTGTTCGTCCTTCCACGACGACGAGTGGGCCACGCTCGCGGCCGAACGCCCCGCCGTCGGCCACCGCCCGGCCGTCGTGTTCCGGGTCCGGCCCGACGGCTCGACCGCGGGGTACGCGACGGGAACGGTGCCGTTCGACCTCTCGGGGACCGGCCTCGGCGGGTAG
- a CDS encoding DUF5786 family protein, giving the protein MSMGAYDAAEHERREEKTSTVDTSPDDDRRSSYEGTVEYDTGDANADDLLAQFRELRSS; this is encoded by the coding sequence ATGTCAATGGGAGCCTATGACGCGGCCGAACACGAACGCCGCGAAGAGAAAACCAGTACGGTCGACACCAGTCCGGACGACGACCGGCGGAGCAGCTACGAGGGCACCGTCGAGTACGACACCGGTGACGCGAACGCCGACGACCTCCTCGCGCAGTTCCGCGAGCTCAGGTCGTCGTAA
- a CDS encoding DUF7530 family protein, translating into MNAADGASGVDRGEESPDFGETWTYESIVGALPGIEVSTTLALAIQLGVFEVGVVVLAWFYDLWSVALVGSAAVFVAGIGSIEMVRVSRHLRSVDLPDSYRRLVFGSNMDVVLAVLAFCAMLVYLFVPNAATGEPPLLDRLIGGDPPVLVVYFLLMVLWDVCYRIGTGWWATVTALWRSYRYRFDPETARAFFWADVETVAFGLIQLLLVPFVLDYPVLLAVLIAHVAAVMVVTGLSLVLLYTKREGTEPVTTT; encoded by the coding sequence ATGAACGCGGCCGACGGCGCGAGCGGGGTCGATCGCGGGGAAGAATCGCCCGACTTCGGCGAGACGTGGACCTACGAGAGCATCGTGGGGGCGCTGCCGGGGATCGAGGTCTCGACCACGCTCGCGCTCGCGATCCAGCTCGGCGTCTTCGAGGTGGGCGTGGTGGTGCTGGCGTGGTTCTACGACCTCTGGAGCGTCGCGCTCGTGGGGAGCGCCGCGGTGTTCGTCGCGGGGATCGGGAGCATCGAGATGGTGCGGGTGTCGCGCCACCTCCGGTCGGTCGACCTCCCCGATTCCTATCGACGACTCGTGTTCGGCTCGAACATGGACGTCGTGCTCGCGGTGCTCGCGTTCTGTGCGATGTTGGTCTACCTGTTCGTGCCGAACGCCGCGACCGGCGAACCGCCGCTGCTCGACCGACTCATCGGAGGGGATCCGCCGGTTCTCGTCGTCTACTTCCTCCTGATGGTGCTCTGGGACGTCTGCTATCGGATCGGCACCGGGTGGTGGGCGACCGTCACCGCGCTCTGGCGGTCGTATCGCTACCGCTTCGACCCCGAGACGGCGCGGGCGTTCTTCTGGGCCGACGTGGAGACCGTGGCCTTCGGGCTGATCCAGCTCCTCCTGGTCCCGTTCGTCCTCGACTACCCCGTGTTGCTCGCGGTGTTGATCGCCCACGTCGCGGCGGTCATGGTGGTGACGGGGCTGTCGCTGGTGCTCCTCTATACCAAGCGCGAAGGAACCGAGCCAGTTACGACGACCTGA
- a CDS encoding DUF7561 family protein encodes MASDPCAGCGRPVKIAGGIANLWTFGGDAAGGLALELADGSDYLLCYDCIDRLPDDPRAADVAALGPE; translated from the coding sequence ATGGCTTCCGACCCGTGTGCGGGCTGTGGCCGCCCGGTCAAGATCGCGGGCGGCATCGCCAACCTCTGGACCTTCGGCGGCGACGCGGCCGGCGGGCTCGCGCTCGAACTCGCCGACGGCTCCGACTACCTCCTCTGTTACGACTGCATCGACCGACTGCCCGACGACCCGCGGGCGGCGGATGTCGCGGCACTCGGACCCGAGTAG
- a CDS encoding ATP-dependent DNA helicase, with product MNPARIEDEFPAPDYRGAQRDALGRIREAFAAGNRVVLVRAPTGSGKSLLARAIAGCARRPDEADPADATDAYYTTPQVSQLDDVAADPLLSDLQVIRGKRNYSCLLPGETDTPVDRAPCARQTGFDCSIRHRCPYFSDRAIASNRSIAAMTLAYFMQTAGSDAFGRRDVVVVDEAHGLAEWAEMYATIDLRPRTVPVWDELEIPALDGVEAAACFADHVTTVCTRRKDTLVGADELSIAEVTERDRLQELISNLNWFVSDYRDSTSASTWVVDGGDGEPVTIKPLNPERYLRHTVWDRGNRFALLSATILDKEGFCRGVGLDPDETALVDVSHTFPVENRPLFDATQGKMTYDHREETLPKIARLVVRLMAHHPDEKGIVHAHSYAIAEGLEAKLREFGVDGRIRSHDREDRDAQLGAWLATDDPDLFISVKMEEALDLEGDLARWQVLCKAPYPNTRDSRVARRLEDGQWNWYYRTALKTVIQACGRVVRAPDDHGATYLADSSLLDLFERSRSAMPDWFAAQVDRMTTPELPAFDPAAAGGDGDSGSRRDRRRRSRDDPENHPLADVWGSD from the coding sequence GTGAACCCAGCGCGGATCGAGGACGAGTTTCCCGCTCCCGATTATCGTGGCGCCCAGCGCGACGCGCTCGGCCGCATCCGGGAGGCGTTCGCGGCGGGCAACCGGGTAGTGCTCGTCCGCGCGCCCACCGGCTCCGGGAAGTCGCTGCTCGCGCGCGCCATCGCGGGCTGTGCGCGCCGGCCCGACGAGGCCGACCCCGCCGACGCCACCGACGCCTACTACACCACCCCGCAGGTCTCCCAGCTCGACGACGTCGCCGCCGACCCGCTGCTCTCCGACCTCCAGGTGATCAGGGGTAAACGCAACTACTCGTGTCTCCTCCCCGGCGAGACGGATACGCCCGTCGACCGCGCGCCGTGCGCGCGCCAGACCGGCTTCGACTGCTCGATCCGCCACCGCTGTCCGTACTTCTCCGACCGGGCGATCGCCTCGAACCGCTCGATCGCCGCGATGACGCTGGCCTACTTCATGCAGACCGCTGGCTCGGACGCCTTCGGCCGGCGCGACGTCGTGGTCGTGGACGAGGCCCACGGCCTCGCCGAGTGGGCCGAGATGTACGCCACGATCGACCTCCGACCCCGGACGGTGCCGGTCTGGGACGAGTTGGAGATACCCGCGCTCGACGGGGTCGAGGCGGCCGCGTGCTTCGCCGACCACGTTACCACCGTCTGCACCCGTCGGAAGGACACCCTCGTGGGGGCCGACGAGCTCTCGATCGCCGAAGTCACCGAGCGCGACCGGCTTCAGGAACTGATCTCGAACCTCAACTGGTTCGTCTCCGACTACCGTGATTCGACCAGCGCGAGCACGTGGGTCGTCGACGGCGGCGACGGCGAACCGGTGACGATCAAACCCCTCAACCCCGAGCGCTATCTCCGGCACACGGTCTGGGACCGTGGAAACCGCTTCGCGCTGCTCTCGGCCACCATCCTCGACAAGGAGGGGTTCTGTCGCGGCGTCGGGCTCGACCCGGACGAGACGGCGCTGGTCGACGTTTCGCACACCTTTCCGGTCGAGAACCGACCCCTGTTCGACGCGACCCAGGGCAAGATGACCTACGACCACCGCGAGGAGACCCTCCCGAAGATCGCCCGGCTGGTGGTTCGACTCATGGCCCACCACCCGGACGAGAAGGGGATCGTCCACGCCCACTCCTACGCCATCGCGGAGGGGCTGGAAGCCAAGCTCCGCGAGTTCGGGGTCGACGGTCGGATCCGGAGCCACGACCGCGAGGACCGCGACGCCCAGTTGGGGGCGTGGCTCGCGACCGACGACCCTGACCTGTTCATCTCCGTGAAGATGGAGGAGGCGCTCGACCTGGAGGGCGACCTCGCGCGGTGGCAGGTGCTCTGCAAGGCCCCCTACCCCAACACCCGCGACTCGCGGGTCGCGCGCCGGCTGGAGGACGGCCAGTGGAACTGGTACTACCGCACGGCGCTCAAGACCGTGATCCAGGCCTGCGGGCGGGTCGTCCGCGCGCCCGACGACCACGGGGCGACCTACCTCGCGGATTCGAGCCTGCTCGACCTCTTCGAGCGCTCGCGGTCGGCGATGCCCGACTGGTTCGCGGCCCAGGTCGACCGGATGACGACCCCGGAGCTCCCGGCGTTCGACCCGGCGGCGGCCGGCGGCGACGGCGACTCCGGGAGCCGTCGAGACCGACGACGAAGATCGAGGGACGACCCCGAGAACCACCCGCTCGCGGACGTCTGGGGCTCGGATTGA
- a CDS encoding Na+/H+ antiporter NhaC family protein — protein sequence MPLESIAAGPWSLLPALLAISLAWYTRDALVGLFVGIAGGAVVYGVFRPAAVGLPDGLTGGVSGIVLGGVLGLTTIPDLVATSPLFADPWYVKNVLIALFAIGGLMGLMIRSGAIRGVLEALASRVDSPADAEKASFLAGVIIHIDDYFNCLVVGSMMRPLTDEYDVSRAKLAYYVDSAGSPAARLAFYSTWGVALVGFIGAGITAAAEQNVLPSGMSNYVTQTGDGLEAATSAVWPLYFNSLGFAFYSWTALAIAALVAWQVVPNVLGMGREETRARNGEGVVGPDDDPLVSDEMANYEMYDGASPDWRNFAIPVVTIVAVGLLAMFWRASPVVNSPQTSTALSLLGYQLILPAGGPWSFDIGGIRLGLAALAGLVVGFVLFRVRGDIPSNADATDAMLNGFKGIFLAAAILTLAITIQNTVSTLGVSSFVTDWFRGVPVGLIPVLVFAATGFISFSDGSSWATYGIMFPIAIPVAFTTGANLPLVLGAVLSGGIFGDHCSPISDTTVLSSSTSGADHMVHVRTQVPYALACAAIAGALFLVLGFLVPGGFSLIPY from the coding sequence ATGCCGCTCGAAAGCATCGCCGCCGGTCCCTGGTCGTTGCTGCCCGCGCTGCTCGCCATCTCGCTCGCGTGGTACACCCGCGATGCCCTCGTCGGGCTCTTCGTGGGGATCGCCGGCGGGGCCGTCGTCTACGGCGTCTTCCGGCCCGCGGCGGTCGGGCTTCCCGACGGCCTGACCGGCGGCGTCTCGGGCATCGTTCTGGGTGGTGTCCTCGGACTGACGACGATCCCCGACCTCGTCGCCACGTCGCCGCTGTTCGCCGACCCGTGGTACGTCAAGAACGTCCTGATCGCGCTGTTCGCCATCGGCGGGCTGATGGGCCTGATGATCCGATCGGGCGCGATCCGGGGCGTGCTGGAGGCGCTCGCCAGCCGGGTCGACTCGCCCGCCGACGCGGAGAAAGCCTCGTTCCTCGCGGGGGTCATCATCCACATCGACGACTACTTCAACTGTTTGGTGGTGGGGTCGATGATGCGCCCGCTGACCGACGAGTACGACGTCTCGCGGGCGAAACTCGCCTACTACGTCGACAGCGCGGGCAGCCCGGCAGCCCGCCTCGCCTTCTACTCGACCTGGGGCGTCGCGCTCGTCGGCTTCATCGGCGCGGGCATCACCGCCGCCGCCGAGCAGAACGTCCTCCCCTCGGGGATGTCGAACTACGTCACCCAGACCGGCGACGGCCTCGAAGCCGCCACGTCGGCGGTCTGGCCGCTCTACTTCAACAGCCTCGGCTTCGCCTTCTACTCGTGGACTGCCCTAGCCATCGCCGCGCTCGTCGCCTGGCAGGTCGTCCCGAACGTCCTCGGGATGGGCCGCGAGGAGACGCGCGCTCGCAACGGGGAGGGCGTCGTCGGCCCCGACGACGACCCGCTGGTCTCGGACGAGATGGCGAACTACGAGATGTACGACGGTGCGAGCCCCGACTGGCGGAACTTCGCGATCCCGGTCGTGACCATCGTCGCCGTGGGGTTGCTGGCGATGTTCTGGCGCGCCTCGCCGGTCGTGAACTCGCCCCAGACCTCGACCGCGCTCTCGCTGCTCGGCTACCAGCTGATCCTCCCCGCGGGCGGGCCGTGGTCGTTCGACATCGGCGGGATCCGGCTCGGCCTCGCCGCGCTCGCGGGACTGGTCGTCGGGTTCGTGCTCTTTCGGGTCCGCGGCGACATCCCCTCGAACGCCGACGCGACCGACGCGATGCTCAACGGCTTCAAGGGGATCTTCCTCGCGGCCGCGATCCTCACGCTCGCGATCACGATCCAGAACACCGTCTCCACCCTCGGCGTGTCGAGCTTCGTCACCGACTGGTTTCGGGGGGTCCCGGTCGGCCTGATCCCGGTACTCGTCTTCGCCGCGACGGGCTTCATCTCCTTTTCGGACGGCAGCTCGTGGGCGACCTACGGCATCATGTTCCCGATCGCGATCCCGGTGGCGTTCACGACCGGCGCGAACCTCCCGCTCGTGCTCGGGGCGGTGCTCTCGGGCGGCATCTTCGGCGACCACTGCTCGCCGATCTCGGACACCACGGTTCTCTCCTCCTCGACCAGCGGTGCCGACCACATGGTCCACGTCAGAACCCAGGTGCCCTACGCGCTGGCGTGTGCGGCGATCGCCGGGGCCCTCTTCCTCGTGCTCGGCTTCCTCGTGCCCGGCGGCTTCTCGCTCATCCCGTACTGA
- a CDS encoding 60S ribosomal export protein NMD3: MSESRVFCPRCGDPVESPGEASGRTPLCLDCYFDEFSLVDAPDRIEVAVCATCGAVKRGKRWVDVGARDYTDVAVDEVTEALEVHVDAEEFSWGVVPEQVDQNTVRMHCTLSATVRDQPVEREVTVPVLISRGTCTRCGRIAGDYYASTIQVRGAGRTPTDAELTGAREIINEYVGEREAAGDRNAFVTEIKETGDGLDARVSTTQIGRAVADRVVRRFGGTVDESATLVTEDEDGDEVYRVTYAVRLPEFTPGDVIDVDDDGPVLVESAHGNLKGTRVTTGEHYEADFEDGIAPDARRLGRAMEATETTLVTVEDDNAVQVLDPETYAAETVPRPDYLDPAADTVRVLKSRAGLHVLPATAETD; encoded by the coding sequence ATGAGCGAATCACGCGTTTTCTGCCCCCGGTGTGGCGACCCCGTCGAGTCGCCGGGGGAGGCCAGCGGGCGCACGCCCCTCTGCCTCGACTGTTATTTCGACGAGTTCTCGCTGGTCGACGCACCCGACCGGATCGAGGTCGCGGTGTGTGCGACCTGCGGCGCGGTCAAACGCGGGAAACGCTGGGTCGACGTCGGCGCGCGCGACTACACCGACGTCGCCGTCGACGAGGTCACCGAGGCCCTCGAAGTCCACGTCGACGCCGAGGAGTTCTCGTGGGGCGTCGTCCCCGAACAGGTCGACCAGAACACCGTCCGGATGCACTGTACCCTCTCGGCGACCGTCCGCGACCAGCCGGTCGAGCGCGAGGTCACGGTGCCGGTGTTGATCTCGCGGGGTACCTGCACCCGCTGTGGCCGGATCGCGGGCGATTACTACGCCAGCACGATCCAGGTTCGGGGAGCGGGCCGGACCCCGACCGACGCCGAGCTCACGGGTGCACGGGAGATAATCAACGAGTACGTCGGCGAGCGCGAGGCCGCCGGCGACCGCAACGCGTTCGTCACCGAGATCAAGGAGACCGGCGACGGGCTCGACGCGCGGGTCTCGACCACCCAGATCGGCCGCGCGGTCGCCGACCGGGTCGTCCGACGGTTCGGGGGCACGGTCGACGAATCCGCGACGCTGGTCACGGAAGACGAGGACGGGGACGAGGTCTATCGGGTCACCTACGCCGTCCGCCTGCCGGAGTTCACACCGGGCGACGTCATCGACGTCGACGACGACGGTCCGGTACTGGTCGAGAGCGCTCACGGCAACCTCAAAGGAACCAGAGTCACGACTGGCGAGCACTACGAGGCCGACTTCGAGGACGGCATCGCGCCCGACGCGCGCCGGCTTGGGCGGGCGATGGAGGCGACCGAAACCACCCTCGTGACCGTCGAGGACGACAACGCGGTTCAGGTGCTCGACCCCGAGACCTACGCCGCGGAGACGGTCCCGCGGCCCGACTACCTCGACCCCGCAGCTGACACCGTCCGGGTGCTGAAGAGCCGCGCGGGGCTCCACGTCCTACCGGCGACCGCCGAAACCGACTAA
- the htpX gene encoding zinc metalloprotease HtpX: MKWKADRGLQARMGLTMILLLVLYVVFIGVLAYMGVGTFMLILIMAVFMGGQFFFSDKLALRSMGAHEVSEEEYPELHATVGRLAQQADLPKPTIAVANSRVPNAFATGRSPGSATVCATTGIMNTLDREELEGVLAHELAHVKNRDVMVMTIATFLSTLAFMIVRWGFLFGGGGNRDQGGAPIIVAVLVSLVVGVVSFLLIRVLSRYREYAADRGGAMITGRPSALASALMKIDNGMARVPDDDLRTQADMNAFFIIPIKSGAIGKLLSTHPSTENRIERLREMEKELETA; this comes from the coding sequence ATGAAATGGAAAGCGGACCGGGGTCTCCAGGCCCGCATGGGGCTGACGATGATCCTGTTGCTCGTGTTGTACGTCGTCTTCATCGGCGTTCTCGCCTACATGGGCGTTGGCACGTTCATGTTGATCCTCATCATGGCGGTGTTCATGGGCGGGCAGTTCTTCTTCAGCGACAAACTCGCCCTCCGGAGCATGGGGGCCCACGAGGTCAGCGAGGAGGAGTACCCCGAACTCCACGCCACGGTGGGCCGGCTCGCCCAGCAGGCCGACCTCCCGAAACCCACGATCGCGGTCGCGAACTCGCGAGTCCCGAACGCGTTCGCGACGGGCCGCTCGCCGGGAAGCGCGACGGTCTGTGCCACCACCGGGATCATGAACACCCTCGACCGTGAGGAGCTGGAGGGCGTGCTGGCCCACGAGCTCGCCCACGTCAAGAACCGCGACGTGATGGTGATGACCATCGCGACGTTCCTCTCGACGCTCGCGTTCATGATCGTGCGCTGGGGCTTCCTGTTCGGCGGTGGCGGCAACCGCGACCAGGGCGGCGCGCCGATCATCGTCGCGGTGCTGGTCTCGCTCGTGGTCGGTGTGGTGTCGTTCCTGCTCATCCGCGTGCTCTCGCGCTACCGCGAGTACGCCGCCGACCGGGGCGGCGCGATGATCACCGGCCGGCCGTCGGCGCTGGCCTCGGCGCTGATGAAGATCGACAACGGGATGGCCCGCGTTCCGGACGACGACCTCCGCACGCAGGCCGACATGAACGCGTTCTTCATCATCCCGATCAAGAGCGGCGCGATCGGCAAGCTCCTCTCGACGCACCCCTCGACCGAGAACCGGATCGAGCGCCTCCGCGAGATGGAGAAGGAACTCGAAACCGCCTGA